In Electrophorus electricus isolate fEleEle1 chromosome 12, fEleEle1.pri, whole genome shotgun sequence, a single window of DNA contains:
- the cxcl14 gene encoding C-X-C motif chemokine 14, whose protein sequence is MNRCAAAFLLLVIALHSLNTEAYKCRCTRKGPKIRYKDVQKLEIKPKHPFCQEKMIFVTMENVSRFKGQEYCLHPRLQSTKNLVKWFRIWKDKHRVYEA, encoded by the exons ATGAATCGTTGCGCAGCCGCCTTTCTTTTGTTGGTGATTGCCTTGCACTCGCTGAACACAGAag CATACAAGTGTAGATGCACACGGAAAGGGCCAAAGATACGATATAAGGACGTGCAAAAGCTTGAGATTAAGCCCAAACATCCATTCTGCCAGGAAAAGATGatatt TGTCACCATGGAGAATGTGTCCCGTTTCAAAGGGCAGGAATACTGCCTGCACCCTAGACTGCAGAGTACTAAGAATCTGGTGAAGTGGTTCAGGATCTGGAAAGACAAGCACAG GGTGTACGAGGCCTAA